The genomic region ATCGAAGTAGAAACTGGTCGAGATGATCTAAATGATCTTCTCACCTATATTCGAATGATTTACGCGAAAACCAAGGCAAAACGTGCGTTACTTGAAGAGTTTAAAGAACACGTTTTAATAAAAACACCAGAGCCTGAAACGCTAATCAACGACATCATAATGCCTTACGCTGATGCGTACCTAATAGCGCGTGATTGCGCTTATCTATCTACAGATAATGCTGGAGAAATTAACCAGGTACTTTATTGGTTGAACAAGATTGATAACTCAGATTGGTTACCTGTAGCTATAAGCTACCTTGCTAAATTTGGAACAGATAGTAATGCAGTGTTGGATTTCATCATTCGTCTGGAGCGTTTAGCGGCAAAGCTACATATATGCGCGGCTAACATTAACCAACGTATTGAGCGTTATGCCGATGTGCTTGATTGTATCGAGAGGTCTGACTCGTCAGATGTAGAATCTATAAATCTAACACAAGCTGAAGCACAAGAATTCGTTGACGTTATTAACGGAAACGTTTATCACCTAACGGCTCGAAGACGTAATTACCTTATTCTTAGAACCGATTCTTTCCTTACCGATGGGGCAGCTAAGTACGAGCATTCTGTACTCACTATAGAGCATGTACTACCCCAAACAGTAGAAGTCGAGAGTGATTGGGATAACAACTGGCCTGATGTCGAAGAGAGAGATAAGTGGACACATCGCTTGGCTAACCTTGTTCCTTTGACACAAAGGAGGAACTCTCAAGCTTCAAATTTTGATTTTGAGCGCAAGAAAACCGCATATTTCGGCGGTAAAAGCGGAATCTCGTCCTATGTGTTGACAACGCAGGTTCTAAATGAACCAATATGGACGCCTGAAGTACTAGAACGCCGCCAACAAGAATTAGTAGACCTTTGCAAACAACGTTGGAACCTTGATGTTAGTTGTTAATTATTTAATCGAGCAGTTGCGAAACTCAGCAACTTTTAATAAATCAGTTCAAGTAGCACCTGCTGCCATTTTGTGGACAGACATTGATTGCCAATGGCAATCCGCAATGCCATACATCAAGCAGCAGTTGCCTGAACTAATTGAACTC from Vibrio gigantis harbors:
- a CDS encoding DUF262 domain-containing protein, yielding MSKNITGAEYALSKIFSSDFDYEIPPYQRPYAWTTEQAGELFDDLYDFYQHEAEESYFLGSIVLVKEENKPHSQVIDGQQRLTTLTILIAALTSLMEDDEARNECFTYIQEPGKKFQGIPAKPRLALRQRDREFFANTVQTLKFDELANIDEATLANESQVNIRKNALLLQAKLRKSLVNEQSLINFGVFLMTRCFLVAVTSPSQQSAFRVFSVLNNRGLDLLPSDLIKADAIGKIAEQKRDEFNDTWEAIEVETGRDDLNDLLTYIRMIYAKTKAKRALLEEFKEHVLIKTPEPETLINDIIMPYADAYLIARDCAYLSTDNAGEINQVLYWLNKIDNSDWLPVAISYLAKFGTDSNAVLDFIIRLERLAAKLHICAANINQRIERYADVLDCIERSDSSDVESINLTQAEAQEFVDVINGNVYHLTARRRNYLILRTDSFLTDGAAKYEHSVLTIEHVLPQTVEVESDWDNNWPDVEERDKWTHRLANLVPLTQRRNSQASNFDFERKKTAYFGGKSGISSYVLTTQVLNEPIWTPEVLERRQQELVDLCKQRWNLDVSC